A DNA window from Pseudorasbora parva isolate DD20220531a chromosome 19, ASM2467924v1, whole genome shotgun sequence contains the following coding sequences:
- the tpbg1b gene encoding trophoblast glycoprotein a yields MFALGRCALVFGLLCAALSAGGSVCPAGCECSEAALTVKCVSKDLRHIPTGIPSYTRNLFIIGNNISQIGPESFQALDNVTNLSLSNNRISEVKSHTFSSLRSLRSLDLSNNQLAIIHPEAFTVQSRMLRELNLSRALYNHSSVIDLATSLRWSTLSDLLGLDLSSNGLVYLPPGIFYHLVGLRRLQLANNSIVSIHNGTFTGLDHLQELDLTHNALRTLRVEALKELEQLRSVRIHLAENPYTCTCDIEPFSAWLNGSRVRIEDVEHLTCAFPIALRNTSLLTVGELELGCHKEGESDNLALQTSYVFLGLVLGFVGLMFLFVLYLNRKGIKKRINDMRDACREVWEGYHYRYEIDSDPRLSQFSTTADV; encoded by the exons ATGTTTGCCCTTGGACGGTGCGCGCTGGTTTTTGGGCTGCTGTGCGCTGCGCTCTCCGCGGGCGGATCGGTGTGTCCAGCCGGCTGCGAGTGCTCAGAAGCCGCGCTGACGGTCAAATGCGTTTCTAAAGATCTGCGGCACATACCGACCGGCATTCCGAGCTACACCAGAAACCTCTTCATCATCGGAAACAACATCAGTCAGATCGGACCCGAATCTTTCCAGGCACTGGACAACGTGACAAATTTGTCACTGTCTAACAACAG GATCTCTGAGGTCAAGTCTCATACATTTTCTAGCCTGCGGAGCCTCAGATCGCTGGACCTCAGCAACAACCAGCTGGCCATCATCCATCCCGAGGCGTTCACTGTCCAGAGCCGTATGCTGAGGGAGCTCAACCTCAGTCGGGCTCTCTACAACCACTCGTCCGTCATTGATTTAGCCACCTCTCTTCGCTGGAGCACATTGAGTGACCTGCTGGGGTTGGACCTGTCCAGTAACGGCCTTGTCTACTTGCCCCCTGGCATCTTTTACCATCTTGTCGGCCTGCGGCGTCTTCAGCTTGCCAACAACTCTATAGTGTCTATACATAACGGCACATTCACGGGACTGGATCACCTCCAGGAGCTCGATCTCACCCACAATGCCCTCAGGACTTTACGTGTGGAGGCTCTAAAGGAGCTGGAGCAGTTGCGTTCGGTAAGAATCCACTTGGCGGAGAATCCTTACACCTGCACATGTGACATAGAGCCCTTTTCCGCATGGCTGAATGGCTCACGGGTGCGTATAGAGGACGTTGAGCATCTGACTTGTGCGTTCCCCATCGCGTTGAGGAACACATCGCTACTGACTGTGGGCGAACTGGAGTTGGGTTGCCATAAGGAGGGTGAGTCCGACAACCTAGCGCTGCAAACCTCCTATGTCTTCCTGGGTCTCGTGCTGGGATTCGTCGGTCTCATGTTTCTCTTTGTGCTCTACCTGAACCGCAAAGGTATTAAGAAGCGCATCAACGACATGCGCGACGCATGCCGGGAAGTCTGGGAAGGGTACCACTACCGATATGAGATCGACTCCGATCCCAGACTGTCGCAATTTTCTACAACAGCTGATGTGTGA